The genomic interval TTTCATATTGTTCTTGTGCATATTCTAAGGCTTCGGTACATCGCTGCAAATATTCGTCAACTGATTTTCTTGTTGCCATCTAGATCTCTCCTCCAAACGATATGAAGTCAGTGATGCTTCATCAAGATTATTGTTTACAAACATCGTCGAAAACTTAACTAATAATAATTGGAAAGTCGAAAGGAAAACTGTCCTTATCATGATAATCATGATAAAATTTTCTGATTGAAGTTAGTTTTGAGGGACCGTCCCTTAATGAAGAGGGAGACATTTCCTTATTGCAAAGAATGGGATATTAGGAGGTATGTGATTTGACTCAAACAAATCCATTTCCGTATGCATCTGACGACAAACGTTATCATACATGGAATTATCATTTACGAAATACATTTGGAAACAAAATATTTAAAGTTGCACTTGATGGCGGATTTGACTGTCCAAACCGTGACGGTACTGTTGCACATGGCGGCTGTACTTTTTGCAGTGCCGCAGGCTCAGGTGATTTTGCAGGGAATAGGGCCAACGATCTTGTTACACAATTCAATGAAATAAAAAATAAAATGCATAACAAATGGAAAGACGGAAAATATATAGCTTACTTTCAAGCATATACTAATACTCATGCACCTGTTGAAGTATTAAGAGAGAAATTTGAAACGGTTTTAAGGATAGATGGAGTTGTCGGATTATCTATTGCTACTCGTCCAGATTGCTTACCTGATGATGTTGTCGAATATTTAGCTGAGCTAAATAAGCGAACTTATTTATGGGTTGAGCTTGGTTTGCAAACTGTACATGAACGAACAGCTCTGTTAATCAATCGTGCACATGATTTTGATTGTTATGTGCAGGGTGTAAATAAGCTGCGTAAGCATGGAATTCGAGTGTGCTCTCATATTATTAACGGGTTACCGTTAGAAAATGTCGACATGATGATGGAAACAGCAAAGGCTGTTGCTCATTTAGATGTTCAAGGGATAAAAATTCATCTTTTACATTTATTAAAAGGGACACCTCTTGTTAAGCAATATGAAAAAGGAAAGCTTGAATTTCTTTCTTTAGAAGAATATGTAAACCTTGTTTGTGATCAATTGGAACTGATTCCTCCGGAAATGATCGTTCATCGAATTACAGGCGATGGTCCAATTGATTTAATGATCGGTCCAATGTGGAGCGTCAATAAGTGGAATGTCTTAAATTCAATTGATGCTGAACTAAAAAGACGTAATAGCTATCAAGGAAAATTTCATCAAAAAGCAGAGGTTGGCAAGTCATGAAGCTACAAAGAATTTTACCTTACGCTAAACAACTACTTCACACAGCCGTTCAAGAGGGCGATATTGTTGTAGATGGAACGATAGGTAATGGACATGACACTGTTTTTTTAGCAAAACTCGTTGGAAGCAGCGGCCATGTTTTTGGGTTTGATATCCAAGAAGAGGCTGTCAATAATACGAGAGATCGTCTAAAAGTCGAGAAATTAGAAAAACGTGTAACAATCGTTCATAAAGGTCATCAGCATATTAAAACGACAATTCCAGCTGAGCTACATGGAACAATAACCGGAGCAATTTTTAATCTCGGTTATTTACCTGGTGGTGATCAATCAATTGTCACAATGCCAGAAACAACAATATTAGCGATTGAACAGCTAATCGAAATTATGAAACCTGAAGGAATAATTGTTATTGTTATTTATCATGGACATGAGGAAGGACAAGTTGAACGAGACGAACTAATGACCTTTGTCAATAAGATTGACCCGCGTCTAGCACATGTCCTGCAATATCAATTTATTAATAAGCAAAACAATCCGCCTTATATTGTGGCAATTGAAAAATGTTAAGCATGGTCTAAATATAACTAAATTAAATATAAATAAGCTATTACAATTTTTAGTAATAGCTTTTTATCATCCTTTACTTCTTTTTATACCAATATGATGAGCAAGGTATCACTGGTAGGAAATAGGGACGATCTAGCTGTTTACTTCACAAGTTGTTTGACTAAATCCCGATTGCGCTTTTTAAATATCTCATTATGTGAAGAAACCATTGCACTTTGATTGGCATCAGGATCAATATATTTTTTGGCTTTGTTTACAGCGTTAGCTGCATCCTGAAAAGCTCCTGCTATTAAATGTAATTTTCCGTCGTGCTTTAATATATCTCCAGCTGCATATAGTCCATCAATCGAAGATTCGCTCATAGCATTTCCAGCAATAAAATACTGATCTGCAATGTCAATTTTTAATTCACTATTATGGAGCAATGTTGTATCACGCTCATATCCGTGATTAATAATTACTTCATCGATAGGCAAATATGTAACCTCTCCCGTTTCTTGATTTGTCAGTTCAACACGTTCTATTACTTCATGATTCGTATCAGCAATTAATTTTGTAATCGTTGTTTGAAAGTAGCAAACAACAGAGCTATTCATTAGTTGCTTTGCCTGTGCTTCATGGCCTGCTAAAGAATCTTTTCTATATGTTAAATATACTTTTTTGGCAATCGGCTCTAACTCATTTGCCCAATCAATAGCAGAATTACCTCCGCCAGAAATAATCACCGTTTTATCCTTAAAACGCTTTAAAGATTTCACTGTATAATTTAGGTTTGTGACCTCAAATCTTTCTGCGCCTTCAATCTTAAGTTTTTGGGGATTTAAGATCCCTCCTCCTACTGCAACAATAACCGTCTTCGAATAATGCTTCTGCCCGGACTCTGCTTTTAATATAAAAACACCTTCATCATTGCGTGAAATGGACTCTACTTTTTCGTTTAAGACTACTTCCGGGTTAAATGTTAAACCTTGTTCGACCAGCTGTTGTATTAATTTTTCACCAGGAATAGGAGTAAGACCGCCAACATCCCAAATCATCTTCTCAGGATAGACATGGATTTTCCCGCCTAATTGAGGTTGATATTCAATAAGCTTTGTTTTCATTTCTCTTAGCCCGCTATAAAAGGCTGAATATAGTCCTGCAGGGCCTCCACCTATCACTGTCACATCAAATAATTCACACTGATCCATCCAAGTTCACACCTTCGCATTCAAATGTAATTGATTATCATTCTCATTAAAATATACACTTTTTTTAATCCTATTACAAGAACAAAAATGAATGTCCTAAAAACCACCACTCCTTCTTACTAAACAGCATTGTGTTAGGTAATTAAATTTTGCTCTTGAAGGATTACTAATAGTAACAATGGAATCAGATTTAATCTTTCTTATACACCTTAAAATGATAAAACTATTGACAATCATTTCAGTCCGCATTATATTAATCCCATACATTGAAATCGATAATCATTTTCAATTAAATCGTTAACTCTCACTAAAGGAGGTCAATTATGGTTCGCCTATATACAGATGACTTAAACATCGGCTATGGAGAGCGATTAATTGTGAAAAATTTAAATATTCAAATTCCAGATAAAAAAATAACAACAATTATCGGTTCAAATGGTTGTGGAAAATCTACTTTATTGAAAGCAATAACAAGGATTATTCCACATCACACCGGTGAGGTTATTTTAGATGGTGAAAATATTGTAAAAGAAAACACAAAAATACTTGCAACAAAAATGGCTATTCTTCCTCAAACACCTGAAAGTGCAAGCGGTTTAACTGTCGGTGAGCTTGTTTCCTATGGGCGCTTCCCTTATCAAAAAGGATTCGGACGCTTAACAAAACGTGATTATGAAGTCATTGACTGGGCACTTGAAGTGACTGGAACAATCGATTTTAAATATCGACCTGTTGATGCACTCTCTGGAGGTCAACGCCAACGTGTTTGGATTGCAATGGCACTCGCTCAAGAAACGGAAATGATTTTCCTTGATGAGCCTACTACCTATTTGGATATGGCACATCAACTTGAAGTGTTAGAGCTTTTACAAAAATTAAATGTAGAACAACAAAGTACAATTGTCATGGTCTTACATGATCTTAACCAAGCTGCTCGGTTTGCTGATTATATCATCGCCTTAAAAGATGGAGAAATCGTGAAGGCTGGAAATTGTGAAGAAGTGATAACCCATGATGTTCTTAGACAAGTCTTTCAAATTGATGCTGAAATTGGAAAAGACCCTAGAACAAATAAACCAATGTGTATAACGTACAATTTAATAAAAGGGGAAAATAAACATGAAAAAACTACTGATTCCATTTACTCTACTTTTGCTGTTAATTATTAGTGCTTGTGGTAACGAGCCGACAGATAAAAAAAGCAGCTCGGCACCAGAAGAAAAAAAAACAGAAACAATTACATATCAATCTGAAACTGGTCCAATTGAAGTTCCTGCTGATCCACAACGTGTACTATTACTTTCTGGCTTCACTGGTAATGTTATAGATCTAGGCGTAAATGTCGTTGGTGTAGATCAATGGTCTAAAAATAATCCAACGTTTAAAGAAGAATTAGAAAATGTTGAAGAAGTATCAGATGAAAGCTTAGAAAAAATAATTGAATTAGAACCAGATCTTATTATTGGATTATCGAATATTAAAAACATTGATAAATTAAATGAAATCGCTCCAACTGTTACATATACATGGGGTAAATTAGATTATTTATCTCAACATGTAGAAATTGGAAAGCTTTTAAACAAAGAAGCGGAAGCACAAAAATGGGTTGATGACTTCAAGAAACGTGTAGAAGCTGCTGGAGATGAAATTAAGGCAAAAATCGGTGAAGATGCAACAGTATCTGTAATCGAAAGCTATGATAAACAGCTGTATGTATATGGTGAAAACTGGGCTCGTGGTACAGAAATATTGTACCAAGGAATGAAACTCAAGATGCCTGAAAAAGTAAAGGAAGTGGCATTAGAATCCGGCTATTATACGTTATCTGCTGAAGTCCTTCCTGAATATGCTGGAGACTATGTGATTTTAAGCAAATACTCAGACGCTGATACTTCTTTCCAAGAAACTGAAACTTACAAAAACATCCCAGCGGTTAAAAATAATCGAGTGTTTGAAATGGAAGGAAATGGTGCTTCCTTCAGCGATCCGATTACATTGGAAAAGCAACTTGAATTTATTAAGAAATCATTTCTAGGTAATTAATAAATCAGGAGGAATTCTTATCTTAGGAATTCCTCTTCCCTATTCTATGAAAGAAAGATGAGATACCTATGACGAATGACACTCAACCATCTATCCCATTTGTATATAAATTGATTATGGGAATCATCATTTTTATATGTATGTTTGTTGTGGCAATGGTTTTTGGCGCGGCTGAGCTAACCGTTAAGGACGTTTGGCTGTCACTTACGTCGAATAATACGTCAAATGAAAAAATTTCGATTATCCGTGAAATTCGTTTGCCACGTGAAATTGCTGCTATTTTTGTAGGAGCTGCATTAGCTGTTTCTGGTGCAATTATGCAAGGAATGACGAGAAATCCGCTTGCAGATCCAGGTTTACTCGGATTAACTGCTGGTGCAAATGCAGCATTGGCACTTACGGTAGCATTTTTTCCTTCAGCGAATTACTTTAGTATTATGATAGCATGTTTTATTGGTGCAGCTGTTGGAGCAATTATGGTTTTTGGGATTGGTGCAATGCAAAAAGGAGGATTTTCACCACTTCGAATTGTTTTAGCTGGTGCAGCTGTTTCTACATTTCTCTATGCGATCGCAGAAGGGATTGGCATTTACTTTAAAATTTCTAAAGATGTTTCAATGTGGACTGCAGGAGGAATGATAGGAACTTCATGGGGTCAGCTTAAAGTAATTGTCCCATTGATATTGATAGGGATATTGATTGCAATGTTTTTTTCAAGACAGCTGACGATTCTTAGTTTAAATGAAGAAGTTGCTGTTGGATTAGGACAAAAAACAACACAGATAAAAGTTATTCTATTTATTGTCATTATCTTCCTTGCTGGAGCTTCAGTTGCACTTGTCGGTAATATGGCCTTTATTGGATTAATGGTGCCTCACATTGTTCGCTCAATCGTTGGGACAGATTATCGCTTTATTATACCGATGTCAGCCATTTTAGGAGCTGCTTTTATGCTTTTGGCCGACACACTAGGTCGTACCATCCATTCTCCATATGAAACACCTGTTGCAGCGATTATTTCAATAATAGGCTTACCTTTCTTTCTATTCATTGTAAGGAAGGGAGGAAAAACATTCGTATGATTCATTCAGCATTATTAAAAAAGCAAAGGATCATTTTATTTATCTTATTCGTTCTAATTATGATAACGATCATCATTGGGACAGGAGTAGGATATACTTCTTTATCTTATGACCGGTTACTTCCAACTCTATTAGGAGAAGGTACATTTAAAGAAGAATTTGTTTTATTTTCAATTCGGTTGCCAAGAATCATTATTACACTTCTAGCAGGTATGGCTCTTGCATTATCTGGTGCTATCTTACAAGGAATAACCCGTAATGATTTAGCAGACCCAGGTATTATTGGGATTAACTCTGGAGCTGGAGTTGCCATTTCTGTGTTCTTTTTATTTTTCCCTATCGAAGCAGGTTCATTTGTTTATATGCTTCCAATTGTTGCTTTTATTGGTGCCTTATTAACTGCCGTCATCATTTATGTCCTCTCTTACAACCGAAAAGTAGGCCTTCAACCCGTAACATTAGTATTAGTTGGAATTGGGTTTTCAATGGCCCTTTCAGGTGCTATGATTTTCATAATGTCATCTGCAGAACGTGAAAAAGTCGACTTTATTGCTAAATGGTTGAATGGAAATGTATGGGGTACTGATTGGCCGTTTATTTTGGCCATTCTACCTTGGCTCGTGTTATTTATTCCATTCACTCTCTACAAAGCAAATAAATTAAACCTACTTGGACTAAGTGAGCCTGTAGCTATAGGCGTAGGAGTTTCAATTGAAAAAGAACGAATTGTCTTACTATTAACAGCTGTTGCGCTTGCGGCTTCTGCTGTGTCTGTCACAGGAGGAATTACATTTATTGGATTAATGGCACCGCATATGGCAAAAGCTTTAGTTGGACCTAGAAATCAGTTATTTCTACCTGTCTCCATTCTAATAGGCGGTTGGCTCTTATTATTTGCCGATACAATCGGACGAAATATAGTTAATCCAGATGGTATACCTGCAGGAATTATGGTTGCTTTAATTGGTGCTCCATATTTTATGTATTTATTATTAAAAAAATCTGGCCGATAACGATTGGCCACATTTCAAAGATATCATAATGACGACTAAAGGAGCCGATTTCCATTTCATTTGGACAATCGGCTTTTCATATACTATGAACTTTTCATCCATGACATCTTTTGAAATGTACGGTATGCTCTCCCATTAAAATAAAAGAAAAAGGAGGTCATTCCGCCTAATTTAATGAGTCTTTTTGCAACTTTATTAAGCTCTTTATGTGAGGCTACTTTATCATCTGATAAATAAACTCCTAATAATCCCCGATTGATTAGCTTATGGAAATTCTCATGAGGAATCCCAGATAAATGGTGATCAGCTCTTTCTACAAAATGCTCAAGTCTTTTCATCATCAATGATTCAGATGAATAATAGCTACAAAAATTCAAATCTCCTTCAAGCTTGTCCTCTTCCTGATCGATTAAATAATCCAGTAAAATATGGAGTCCTTGTACATATGGAAAATAACTATTCCTGATTTGAATAGCCAACTTTTCTTCAAACTTTTCTTGAAAGGCATATGCGACTAAACAAAAGATTCCAAGTGTTGATCCTGTACAAGCAGAAAACTCATACCATTCCATCTCAGGCAAATTTGTTTTATGACGTTCAAACCAATCCTCAAGCCTTGGTACCCGATCTTCCTTTTCTACATGTTTATGCACTTGCAAATCACAATAATAAGTAGAAAGCTCAAGTAAATACTTTGAAATGATTGGATAATGTTCTATATCAGCTAATATACCTTGACATGTTTTAACTAGTTTATGTAAATAACCACCATCATCTTGATCTTCCCGAAATTGATAATAGTTTTTACATGGTGCTGTACAGGTAAGCGCATCTAACATCGCTTGATGGAGCATACGAAAATCAACCGGATCTAGAGATGTACTTCGATCACATAAATTATCAAGGTAATCACTGATCGTTTGATAAGCAACAATAAATTCAATGCATTTTTGCTTCTTTGATCCGGAAATAATCGATAAGATTGCTCCCCCTTCACAATGAAATTCTTTTTTATCGATACTACTAATTGCTTGTGTTCTAAGTTCATCATTAGGAATTTTTTCAGCTTGTTCTCTCCAAAACTTTATATATGAATGAACGATTGGAAAAACTTCTTTATACACTTTTCTCATTAATCTTAATGGATGCTGTGGAATCGTCAAGCGAGAGTCACCTCTTTAAAGATTTTAAGATTGCACTGAGTGTAGCTTTATCTTTTAGTTTGTCAGCTAACGTTGATTATTCCTATTCCCCTTCAAAATGATTGTAAATCTCTTTGTTTGGGACAATGTGCTTCAAAAAATCGCTTAGCAGTTTCAAAGACTTCATCACGTTCTGGCTCACTAAAAATCTCATGATAGAGTCCTTTCCATTCTTTGTATGTTTTTTCTAAGATATCAACTTTATTAAACCATTGTTTCACTAATGATTTATCAACAATCTTGTCTTCCCCGCCTTGCATTAGCAGCAAAGGCACATCTTGAAATTTATTCACTTGTTTTTGAGCCTCTTCCATCGCTTTTATTAATTCACGATACCATCTTACCGAAACCTTTGTAACATATAATGAATCATTTTCATCTAAATCTTGTACTGCTTTATTTCTCGTTGCAATTTCAACATTTAATTTTGAATCTACTTTAAAAGATGGGGCAATCACATTTAGACCTCTTGATGCAAGTTCCAGGGCTTTATTTGGTTTATATAAGATTCCTAAACATGGTGAGGATAATATAACAGCTTTTACTTCATGATGTTTCTCTTGCAATGCGCGAATAACAACAAGTCCCCCCATGCTATGACCGATTAAAAACAAAGGCAAGCCAAATTTTTTAGCTTCTTTCAACCATTCATTTACTTCAATAATATATTCATCAAAAGACTGGATATGACCTCGTCTTCTTGTTGTTGTGCCTTGTCCAGGTAAATCACCCATCAAAACATGATAGCCAGATAATTTCCACATTTCAACAAGCCATTTATAGCGGCCATGGTGTTCGCAAGCTCCATGAACAATGACAATGACACCTTTTGGCTGTTCAACCTCAGTTTTCCATTTCCACATGATGGCTGCTCTCCTTTCAACTCATCTATTGGATATTTTTTGATATAATGAGGATAAAATACATAATCTTTCCATAGAAAGGGATGACTAATGATGATTTATCCATATAAAGATAAGACTCCCAAGATAGCTAATTCAGCATTTATTGCTGATTATGTAACGATTACAGGTGATGTCGTAATTGGCGAAGAATCTAGTATTTGGTATCAAACGGTTATTCGCGGAGATGTTGCTCCAACAATCATTGGAAACAAAGTCAATATTCAAGATCTTTGCTGTTTACATCAAAGTCCTAATAACCCTCTAATTTTAGAAGATGAAGTAACTGTTGGACATAGTGTGGTCCTACACAGTGCAATTATTCGTAAAAAAGCATTAATTGGTATGGGTTCTATTATATTAGATGGAGCAGAAATTGGTGAAGGTGCTTTTATTGGTGCCGGTAGTTTAGTTCCACCCGGAAAAAAAATCCCACCAAACTCGCTTGCGCTAGGAAGACCTGCAAAAGTAGTCAGAACATTAACTCAAGATGATATAACTGACATGGAACGAATTCGACGTGAATATGTTGAGAAGGGGCAGTATTATAAATCGATGCAATAAGAAAAGCGTGACTTCTTGTCCGCGCCTGCACTCGCACGTCCAATGCTTTAAAAATGACCTGGAACGAAACACGAAAATTAAGTACAAAATCCATTATCTACTTATCGCCTTATCATCATATATTAGTAATAAGCTCATATGGAATCGGCTACTAGTCGGTTCCTTCAAAAATCGTCAACGCACCTGAACTACTCTCCTCCTCACAAAGACACTACCAACGATTAAATTCTTTTTCCATTTAAGACCTAATAATACCTACACCCTAAACAACGATCTTTTTCTAATTATTTTAAGGAGAAAAGGCCACCATTTGTTTTTATTTAGCATTCATTAAAATTATGATAAATTTGTGAACACAACTTTTACAATTTCTTATTATTATCTAAATATTTCTAATCTAAAATAATATAAAAGGAGTAATAAAGGAGCGTTTAAGAAAAATGAAAACAAAGCTTATTACGAACATGTATGATTTTGAATGCAGGCTATTTCGAAGTGTAAATCGTCACTTCGATCATAAGTTTCTTAATTTTTATTTCCGTAATATTACACATTTGGGTGGGGCACTTGCAACTATTTTAGTAAGTGTTTTGCTTATCTCTTTTACAAGAGGACTTGTTCAAGCAACAAGTATTGCAAGTGCAGCATCACTTCTTGTTAGCCATCTGCCCGTTGCAATTGTTAAAAAATTATATCCACGTAAGCGGCCATATATTGCTTTATTAGAAACAAAGGTAGCAGCAAATCCGTTACAGGATCATTCATTTCCATCAGGTCATACAACGGCTGTTTTTTCTGTTATTATTCCATTTATTATCTTTATGCCACAGCTAGCAGTTGTCTTGATACCTCTTGCTTTAAGTGTTGGATTATCAAGAATGTATTTAGGATTACATTACCCTTCAGATGTATTAGCTGGATGCTTACTTGGTACAACAACTGGATTTTTAAGCTACACCCTATTAAGTGAAATCGTTTTTATTGCATCAACGTAAAGGATTCAGATCATAATCGGTGAGTCAATTTAAAAAAAGAGGCTCATTAAAGCACCTTTCATTTATTAGTTACTGGGGGGATTCGATGAGAATAGCTATTTTCACAGACACCTTTGCACCAGATGTTAATGGAGTTGCACGTACATTAAAACGTTTTACTGATTATCTTGACGCAAATGGATATGAATATCGGGTTTTTGCACCTATAAGTACAAATGAAAGCCGATTTACCAGCCATATACATCGTTTCGCAAGCCTGCCATTTTTTTTATATCCTGAATGCAGGTTAGCCTTGCCAAACATGCTGCAAGTGAAGGCAGAACTGCAGAGATTTAAACCAGATCTTATCCATGTAGCAACACCCTTTAATATAGGTCTTTGCGGGTTACATTATGCAAAAAAATTAAACATCCCAATTGTAGGATCCTATCATACTGATTTTGATCAGTATTTAAAATATTATGATCTCCAATTTTTCTCTAAATTTTTATGGAAATATATGCACTGGTTCCATAAACCTCTACGACAAATATTTGTTCCATCTCATGAAACAATGGAGCAATTAAAACGTAAAGGATTTTCAAATATACGGATATGGGGAAGAGGGGTTGATTGTAATCTTTTCCATCCAAACTATTCAGTTCAAGAAGTACGGGAGCAATACCAAATAAATGAAAAGTACATCCTATCATATGTTGGCCGTCTAGCTCCTGAAAAAGATATCGAAACACTTTTAAATATTTCTTTACAACTACCAGAAATAATTAGAAGCCAGATTCATTGGTTAATTGTTGGAGATGGCCCTTCGAAGGAGGAAATGGTAAAAAGTGCTCCTGAAAATATGACTTTTGCTGGTTATCTAAATGGGGAAAATCTCGCAAAAGTATATGCTAGTTCTGATCTATTTGTCTTCCCTTCTTCAACTGAAACTTTTGGAAATGTCGTGTTGGAAGCTTTGGCAACTGGAACTCCAGTCATTGCAGCAAATTCAGGGGGAGTCAAAAATATCGTCAACCAAGGAATAACCGGAACCCTTTGCGAACCTAAACATGTTGAACAATTTCAAACCGCTATTATATCTTTATTAGGAAATGATACTCTTCGATTAAAAATGAGTGAGGATGCACGTAAATATGCTCTATCACAATCATGGGATCAAATATTTGAGGGTTTACTTAAGGATTATGAAGAGGCTTTAATTGAAAAGAAACAAATTCGCTATGCATAAAATAATTGTTTAATCTTAAAATGCGAAAAAGCACTCCTTCATAGGATCGCTTTTTCGCATTCATTATTT from Metabacillus sediminilitoris carries:
- a CDS encoding glycosyltransferase family 4 protein, with translation MRIAIFTDTFAPDVNGVARTLKRFTDYLDANGYEYRVFAPISTNESRFTSHIHRFASLPFFLYPECRLALPNMLQVKAELQRFKPDLIHVATPFNIGLCGLHYAKKLNIPIVGSYHTDFDQYLKYYDLQFFSKFLWKYMHWFHKPLRQIFVPSHETMEQLKRKGFSNIRIWGRGVDCNLFHPNYSVQEVREQYQINEKYILSYVGRLAPEKDIETLLNISLQLPEIIRSQIHWLIVGDGPSKEEMVKSAPENMTFAGYLNGENLAKVYASSDLFVFPSSTETFGNVVLEALATGTPVIAANSGGVKNIVNQGITGTLCEPKHVEQFQTAIISLLGNDTLRLKMSEDARKYALSQSWDQIFEGLLKDYEEALIEKKQIRYA